One Rhinoderma darwinii isolate aRhiDar2 chromosome 6, aRhiDar2.hap1, whole genome shotgun sequence DNA window includes the following coding sequences:
- the LOC142655808 gene encoding uncharacterized protein LOC142655808, with product MGRLDDQAKHRIVVLRKAGLSFRKIKKVLELDNIKVTPQAIYLFLKRKNIEPEKSSGATHNPPTKGQSWEQGQLWSLLQDNGGQKKESGSQVPKIQQSPSEVKQRDDQEARIKIVSVTSLSQGNPSLEPPSNTPRTTTQGQAVSQGQRVPETRSSTIRPTQHPTLSVTRPNPTYLASHNHVNGRARTPLPPPRNPALLVTKKLVDKAIILQKKVLFQNVGQLMNQVGPYPLPATVTSQQHAVIPVAKLSTQLTDASTQTGPSFPLARPEASVEKLDSIRGELHRLTQVMQTLMERQNRWEQEQMRQRQCNHQEVLLQIQQLGAKLTQTCVPFNNGQETEAPLPDFGHFKMELL from the exons ATGGGTCGACTGGATGATCAAGCAAAGCACAGGATTGTGGTGTTGAGGAAAGCAGGTCTAAGCTTTCGTAAAATCAAAAAGGTTCTTGAGCTGGACAATATAAAGGTGACTCCACAAGCCATCTACCTCTTCTTGAAACGTAAGAACATTGAACCGGAGAAGTCTAGTGGTGCCACTCACAACCCGCCTACAAAAGGACAATCGTGGGAACAAGGCCAGCTCTGGAGCCTTCTGCAGGACAATGGTGGCCAAAAAAAGGAGAGCGGCTCCCAGGTACCCAAGATCCAGCAATCCCCTAGTGAGGTAAAACAGCGAGATGACCAAGAAGCAAGGATCAAAATTGTGAGTGTGACGTCTCTTTCTCAAGGAAATCCATCTCTGGAGCCGCCATCTAATACTCCAAGAACTACGACTCAGGGGCAGGCTGTCTCTCAAGGACAGAGAGTGCCGGAGACAC GATCCAGTACTATCCGTCCTACCCAACATCCCACATTAAGTGTGACTCGACCCAACCCTACATATCTAGCATCTCATAATCATGTCAATGGGAGAGCAAGAACACCCCTTCCCCCACCGAGGAACCCAGCCCTGCTCGTCACAAAGAAGTTAGTAGACAAAGCCATCATCCTACAGAAGAAG GTATTATTTCAAAATGTAGGTCAGCTCATGAATCAGGTAGGACCATATCCTCTTCCTGCAACTGTTACGAGCCAGCAGCATGCTGTAATACCGGTGGCTAAACTAAGTACTCAG TTGACAGACGCAAGCACACAGACGGGACCCTCCTTTCCTCTAGCAAGGCCAGAAGCGAGCGTGGAGAAATTGGACTCAATAAGAGGGGAGCTGCACAGACTGACACAAGTCATGCAAACTCTTATGGAGAGGCAGAATCGGTGGGAACAGGAACAGATGAGGCAACGGCAGTGCAACCACCAGGAGGTGCTGTTACAGATCCAACAGCTGGGGGCAAAACTTACTCAAACTTGTGTGCCATTCAACAATGGTCAAGAGACAGAGGCTCCACTGCCCGATTTTGGACATTTCAAGATGGAACTTTTGTGA
- the RNPS1 gene encoding RNA-binding protein with serine-rich domain 1 — MAAPRHNERDGLSQLRREKQRKSGKMAPSPSKRKERSEDRAKERVKEKAPNKEAGEKDRGRDKTRKRRSASTGSSSSSRSRSSSSSSSSSGSSSGSSSGSSSSASSRSGSSSSSRSSSSSSSSGSPSPSRRRHDNRRRSRSKSKQPKRDEKERKRRSPSPKPTKVHIGRLTKNVTKDHILEIFSTYGKIKMIDMPIDRSHPHLNKGYAYVEFEISDEADKALKHMDGGQIDGQEITASAVLTPRPMRVVPRRFSPPRRMLPPPPMWRRSPPRMRRRSRSPRRRSPVRRRSRSPARRRHRSRSSSNSSR; from the exons ATGGCGGCTCCGCGTCACAACGAGCGCGACGGCTTATCGCAACTCAGGAGGGAGAAGCAGAGAAAGTCCGGGAAAAT GGCTCCCTCTCCTAGCAAACGTAAAGAGCGCTCTGAGGACAGGGCTAAGGAGCGggtcaaggagaaggcccccaACAAAGAGGCGGGAGAGAAAGATCGCGGCCGTGACAAAACAAGGAAGAGGCGCAGCGCGTCCActggcagcagtagcagcag TCGCTCCCGGTCGAGCTCATCGTCCAGTTCATCCTCGGGTTCCAGCTCTGGATCAAGCTCAGGTTCAAGTTCATCAGCTTCAAGCCGGTCCGGTAGCTCCAGCTCATCAAGAAGCTCTAGTTCCAGTAGCTCCTCTGGGTCTCCAAGTCCGTCCCGGCGTCGTCATGACAACCGAAGGCGCTCCCGCTCCaa ATCAAAACAGCCAAAACGTGATGAAAaagagaggaagaggaggagtcCAAGTCCAAAGCCCACCAAAGTGCACATTGGGAGGCTGACAAAGAACGTTACTAAG GACCACATTCTGGAGATCTTTTCTACCTATGGGAAGATTAAGATGATCGACATGCCCATAGACCGATCGCACCCCCATCTCAACAAGGGCTACGCGTATGTGGAATTTGAAATTTCAGACGAGGCTGACAAGGCCTTGAAACACATGGACGGAG GACAAATTGATGGCCAGGAGATCACCGCTTCAGCAGTGCTTACCCCTCGACCCATGCGGGTAGTGCCTCGAAGGTTTAGCCCTCCCCGTCGGATGTTACCCCCTCCCCCAATGTGGCGTCGTTCTCCCCCGCGTATGAGGAGGAG GTCCCGTTCCCCTCGTCGACGCTCCCCTGTCCGCCGCCGCTCTCGGTCCCCTGCACGCCGCCGTCACCGCAGCCGATCCAGCTCCAATTCATCGCGGTGA